In a genomic window of Croceibacterium sp. TMG7-5b_MA50:
- a CDS encoding methylated-DNA--[protein]-cysteine S-methyltransferase: protein MTDTAIMTTAPIDDDEAWAAVLRRDAAADGRFVTGVLSTGIYCRPSCAARHPRRGNVRFFADGPAAQAAGLRPCLRCRPDEQARDVAAVEHALALIRAAQQPVSLAELAAATGYSPAHFQRLFTRATGLSPAAYARALRQERAAAALSEAGAVTPAVYDAGFAAPSRFYAAVDGRLGMAPSVWARGGAGVRIEWAVVHTSLGQMLVAATGKGVCRLSFAEGPAELAARFPKADLAKGGAAFHALLERVVAAVEQPGASGSTIPLDVQGTVFQERIWAELKRIPAGETRSYAQLAAAAGQPRAVRAAGSANGANPVAVLVPCHRVVRSGGALGGYAYGSEIKRELLRREREGQG, encoded by the coding sequence ATGACCGACACCGCCATCATGACCACCGCGCCGATCGACGATGACGAAGCCTGGGCCGCCGTGCTCCGCCGTGATGCGGCCGCCGACGGGCGCTTCGTCACCGGCGTGCTGTCCACCGGCATCTATTGCCGGCCGTCCTGCGCCGCTCGCCACCCACGGCGCGGCAATGTGCGGTTCTTCGCGGATGGGCCGGCCGCACAGGCGGCAGGTCTGCGCCCCTGCCTGCGCTGCCGCCCGGACGAGCAGGCGCGCGACGTGGCCGCCGTGGAGCATGCGCTGGCGCTGATCCGCGCGGCGCAGCAGCCCGTGTCTCTGGCGGAGCTGGCCGCTGCCACCGGCTACTCGCCGGCGCACTTCCAGCGCCTGTTTACCCGCGCGACCGGCCTGTCGCCGGCCGCCTATGCCCGTGCCCTGCGGCAGGAGCGCGCGGCAGCGGCGCTGAGCGAGGCGGGGGCAGTCACGCCGGCGGTCTACGATGCGGGCTTCGCCGCCCCCAGCCGCTTCTACGCCGCGGTGGATGGTCGACTGGGCATGGCGCCTTCGGTCTGGGCGCGAGGCGGGGCGGGTGTCAGGATCGAGTGGGCGGTTGTCCATACCAGCCTGGGGCAGATGCTGGTCGCCGCGACCGGCAAAGGCGTGTGCCGCCTGTCCTTTGCGGAAGGTCCGGCTGAGCTTGCCGCCCGGTTCCCGAAGGCAGATCTGGCGAAGGGCGGCGCGGCTTTCCACGCCCTGTTGGAACGGGTGGTCGCCGCCGTTGAGCAACCCGGTGCCAGTGGCAGCACCATCCCGCTGGATGTGCAGGGCACCGTGTTCCAGGAACGCATCTGGGCCGAACTGAAGCGCATTCCGGCCGGGGAAACCCGTTCCTACGCGCAGCTTGCCGCCGCCGCCGGGCAGCCCAGGGCGGTTCGCGCCGCGGGCAGCGCCAATGGCGCAAACCCGGTTGCCGTGCTGGTCCCCTGCCATCGCGTTGTGCGCAGCGGCGGAGCGCTGGGCGGCTATGCCTACGGTTCCGAAATCAAGCGCGAACTGCTACGCCGGGAAAGGGAGGGGCAGGGCTGA
- a CDS encoding LacI family DNA-binding transcriptional regulator translates to MTGKRVTRLADIAALAGVTPATVSRALSGHTQISTATRQKVLAIARDHGFQVNQTARNLRLGRTQAIGVVIPLGHRSAQRVSDPFYTALIGELMEGLARRGHAMLLQSGAPDDTDWLESLARSGRVDGIIVLCQSDQDPELRDVARTYGPLVVWGEATEGYCCVGTDNFAGGRLATEHLLAAGRRRIAYAGMTDIPELAARHQGYLSALAEAGVAPGPQVPVPLAFDRRDACLHALMDKAGPVDAVVAASDVIAMGVIAALTEAGQQVPADVAVVGYDDVSLAAHVVPALTTVRQDLTGAAEVMLDLLFRRIGGEIAASVSLPPQLIRRQSA, encoded by the coding sequence ATGACGGGCAAACGAGTGACACGACTGGCGGACATAGCCGCGCTGGCAGGGGTCACGCCGGCCACCGTCTCGCGCGCATTGTCGGGGCATACGCAAATCAGCACCGCCACCCGGCAGAAGGTACTGGCGATCGCGCGCGATCATGGTTTCCAGGTGAACCAGACTGCGCGCAACCTGCGGCTTGGGCGGACACAGGCGATCGGCGTGGTGATCCCGCTGGGCCATCGCAGCGCGCAGCGGGTGTCTGACCCGTTCTACACCGCCCTGATCGGTGAACTGATGGAGGGACTGGCGCGACGGGGGCATGCCATGCTGCTGCAGAGCGGCGCGCCGGACGATACCGACTGGCTGGAGAGCCTAGCCCGCAGCGGGCGGGTGGACGGGATCATCGTGCTCTGCCAGTCAGATCAGGACCCGGAGCTTCGCGATGTCGCGCGCACCTACGGCCCGTTGGTGGTCTGGGGAGAGGCCACCGAAGGCTATTGCTGTGTCGGCACCGACAATTTTGCGGGGGGCCGCCTGGCAACGGAGCATCTGCTGGCCGCCGGTCGACGACGGATCGCCTATGCCGGGATGACCGACATTCCGGAACTTGCCGCCCGGCATCAGGGCTACCTTTCGGCTCTGGCGGAGGCAGGCGTGGCGCCCGGACCGCAGGTACCCGTGCCGCTGGCCTTTGACCGCCGGGACGCCTGCCTGCATGCACTGATGGACAAGGCCGGGCCGGTCGATGCCGTAGTTGCCGCGTCGGACGTGATCGCCATGGGCGTGATCGCCGCATTGACGGAGGCGGGGCAGCAGGTCCCGGCCGACGTTGCGGTCGTCGGCTATGACGACGTCAGCCTAGCCGCGCATGTCGTGCCCGCGCTGACGACCGTGCGGCAGGATCTGACGGGCGCGGCGGAGGTCATGCTGGACCTGCTGTTCCGTCGCATCGGGGGAGAGATTGCAGCCTCCGTCAGCCTGCCCCCGCAACTTATCCGCCGGCAATCGGCCTGA
- a CDS encoding F0F1 ATP synthase subunit delta, with translation MELSAGIQASLAGRYASALFDLASEAGSVSQVEGDLDRLSAALTESAELRALIRNPQVSRDALRSVFDEIGETLEISGLTAGFLGTLAQNRRMDKLPEIIRAFGAIAAAQRGEVTAEVVSAHPLDDQQLQVIEGKLRAREGRTVKLRSRVDPDILGGLVVTIGSRRIDSSIRTRLNTLSQALKA, from the coding sequence GTGGAGCTTTCCGCCGGTATTCAGGCAAGTCTTGCAGGCCGCTACGCCTCCGCTCTGTTCGATCTGGCGAGCGAGGCCGGTTCGGTCAGCCAGGTGGAAGGCGACCTTGATCGCCTGTCCGCCGCTCTGACGGAGAGCGCCGAACTGCGCGCGCTGATCCGCAACCCGCAGGTCAGCCGCGATGCTTTGCGCAGCGTCTTCGACGAGATCGGCGAAACGCTGGAGATTTCCGGCCTTACCGCCGGCTTCCTGGGCACGCTCGCGCAGAACCGCCGGATGGACAAGCTGCCGGAGATCATTCGCGCTTTCGGCGCCATCGCCGCCGCGCAACGGGGCGAGGTCACGGCGGAGGTCGTCAGCGCTCATCCGCTCGACGATCAGCAACTGCAGGTGATCGAGGGCAAGCTGCGGGCGCGCGAAGGGCGCACTGTCAAGCTGCGGTCCCGCGTCGATCCCGACATTCTCGGCGGGCTGGTGGTCACCATCGGCTCGCGCCGGATCGACAGTTCGATCCGCACCCGTCTCAACACCCTCTCCCAGGCCCTGAAGGCCTGA
- a CDS encoding sulfite exporter TauE/SafE family protein, with protein MIDIIVPGLSLLAAGLVAGFAAGLFGIGGGFVVVPALLVVLPLLGGDPTHLAHVAIGTSAATIIVTSLRSLSAHARRGAVEFEVLRGWAIWIVVGCGLGVLLADHVDGRLLTLIFATGVALMSINFLVPALGDKVVSDQMPGGPVRIAFATGLGTFSSLLGIGGGTLAIMMMTLCGRTIHRAIATASGVGALIAVPTTIGFVAIGLGQQGLPWGSLGYVNLPATLAVAAMSILTAPYGVAAAHSLPSRPLKIVFGLYLLFVAAVMFNRSM; from the coding sequence ATGATCGACATCATCGTGCCGGGGTTGAGCCTGCTGGCAGCAGGTCTGGTTGCCGGCTTTGCCGCCGGGCTGTTCGGCATCGGCGGCGGCTTCGTGGTGGTTCCGGCGTTGCTGGTGGTCCTGCCGCTGCTGGGCGGTGATCCGACTCACTTGGCGCATGTGGCCATCGGCACCAGTGCCGCGACCATCATCGTCACCTCGCTCCGCTCCCTGTCTGCCCATGCACGGCGCGGCGCCGTTGAGTTCGAGGTCCTGCGCGGCTGGGCCATCTGGATCGTGGTGGGCTGCGGCCTAGGCGTACTGCTGGCCGACCATGTGGACGGGCGCCTGCTGACCCTGATCTTCGCCACAGGCGTAGCGTTGATGTCCATCAACTTCCTGGTGCCGGCACTTGGCGACAAGGTCGTATCGGACCAGATGCCGGGTGGCCCGGTGCGAATCGCCTTCGCCACCGGGCTCGGCACCTTTTCCAGCCTGTTGGGGATCGGCGGCGGGACGCTCGCCATCATGATGATGACGCTGTGCGGCCGGACCATCCACCGGGCGATTGCGACCGCCAGCGGCGTCGGCGCGCTGATCGCGGTTCCCACAACCATCGGCTTCGTCGCCATCGGGCTGGGGCAGCAGGGCCTGCCATGGGGTTCGCTCGGCTACGTCAACCTGCCGGCTACGCTGGCGGTCGCGGCCATGTCGATCCTGACCGCACCTTATGGTGTCGCGGCGGCGCACAGCCTGCCCAGCCGGCCGCTGAAGATCGTGTTTGGGCTTTACCTGCTGTTCGTGGCGGCGGTGATGTTCAATCGCAGCATGTAG
- a CDS encoding pyridoxal phosphate-dependent aminotransferase: protein MEQQAREELLDRGYSRRQLGRIAALVGGGMALAQVAGQAQAQSQAARGVAGAVRIGANECWTGPFPEATAAAARIVAEGNRYDPDDQRGMLLRTVAQTEGLPEDRILPWPGSGDPLVRSVISFCSPTRGLVTADPTFESAWRAAAWLEAPLTKVPLEPGKGLDVRAMLAADPNAGLYYVCTPNNPTGTVTPLADIEWLAANKPADSVILVDEAYIHFSEAPSAAKLAATRDDVVVMRTFSKLFGMAGIRLGLTFAAPALHDKMMRYDGRQVTGTLPITALACGNAAYTLAPQIAARRAAMIANREQTIARLNRHDVIVHGGSEANMIMVDWKRGPAADMQKALMAENIQIGRSWPIWPNVSRVTIGSAADMMAFSNAVDKIMA from the coding sequence ATGGAACAGCAAGCACGCGAGGAATTGCTCGACCGTGGCTATTCGCGGCGGCAGCTGGGCCGCATCGCCGCGCTGGTCGGCGGCGGAATGGCTTTGGCGCAGGTCGCCGGGCAGGCTCAGGCGCAAAGCCAGGCCGCGCGCGGCGTGGCCGGTGCGGTGCGGATCGGCGCCAATGAATGCTGGACCGGCCCGTTCCCGGAAGCGACCGCCGCCGCCGCCCGGATCGTGGCGGAAGGCAACCGTTACGACCCGGACGATCAGCGTGGCATGCTGCTGCGCACCGTGGCGCAGACGGAGGGGCTGCCGGAGGATCGCATCCTGCCATGGCCGGGCTCGGGCGACCCGCTGGTCCGGTCCGTGATCTCGTTCTGCTCGCCCACCCGCGGGCTGGTGACGGCTGATCCCACCTTCGAATCGGCCTGGCGCGCCGCCGCCTGGCTGGAAGCTCCGCTGACCAAGGTACCGTTGGAACCGGGCAAGGGGCTGGACGTGCGCGCGATGCTCGCCGCCGATCCCAATGCCGGCCTGTATTATGTCTGCACGCCCAACAATCCGACAGGCACGGTCACGCCGCTGGCCGACATCGAATGGCTGGCGGCCAACAAGCCGGCCGACTCGGTGATCCTGGTGGATGAGGCCTACATCCACTTCTCGGAAGCGCCGTCCGCCGCCAAGCTTGCCGCCACGCGTGACGACGTGGTGGTGATGCGCACCTTCTCCAAGCTGTTCGGCATGGCCGGCATCCGCCTCGGCCTGACGTTCGCGGCACCGGCGCTGCACGACAAGATGATGCGGTATGACGGGCGGCAGGTGACCGGCACGCTGCCAATCACCGCGCTCGCCTGCGGCAATGCCGCCTACACGCTGGCGCCGCAGATCGCCGCCCGCCGGGCGGCGATGATCGCCAATCGCGAACAGACGATTGCGCGCCTGAATCGCCACGACGTGATCGTGCACGGCGGGTCGGAGGCGAACATGATCATGGTCGACTGGAAGCGCGGCCCGGCGGCCGACATGCAGAAAGCGCTGATGGCGGAGAACATCCAGATCGGCCGTTCGTGGCCCATCTGGCCGAACGTGTCCCGCGTCACCATCGGCTCTGCGGCCGACATGATGGCCTTCAGCAATGCGGTGGACAAGATCATGGCCTGA
- a CDS encoding Lrp/AsnC family transcriptional regulator → MVALDEADLKILDVLQQDGSLSIAAVAERTGLSQNGCWRRIRRLEDEGVISGRVTLLNPRKVGLDLTVFIAVKASEHSQEWFDTFTTTVREMPEVVEFYRMAGETDYLIKLAVANIAAYDAVYKRLIKSVKIVNVTSTFAVEVLKLTTALPLEQRARIPEPSAS, encoded by the coding sequence ATGGTTGCGCTGGACGAAGCGGATCTGAAGATCCTGGATGTCCTGCAGCAGGATGGTTCCCTCTCCATCGCGGCGGTGGCCGAACGAACAGGCCTGTCGCAGAACGGCTGCTGGCGGCGCATCCGCCGGCTGGAGGATGAAGGCGTCATCTCCGGCCGGGTCACGCTGCTCAACCCGCGCAAGGTGGGACTGGACCTCACCGTGTTCATCGCGGTCAAGGCGAGCGAGCATTCGCAGGAATGGTTCGACACCTTCACCACCACCGTCCGCGAGATGCCGGAGGTGGTCGAGTTCTACCGCATGGCCGGTGAAACCGATTACCTGATCAAGCTGGCCGTGGCGAACATCGCTGCCTACGACGCGGTGTACAAGCGGCTGATCAAGTCGGTGAAGATCGTCAACGTGACCAGCACCTTTGCAGTGGAGGTGCTGAAGCTGACCACAGCCCTGCCGCTGGAGCAGCGTGCCCGTATCCCCGAACCGTCCGCCTCATAG
- a CDS encoding TorF family putative porin codes for MVVAAVSFAGTAASAQNVISVRPGVEMATEENRRGVSWSEGRATASADVALGIGALEGTARVGALRDAGLHGGADAVIDLGLAARQQAGPVELTAQGIVHLFTGAVGKQDYAELGVTAGYTLGPIRATGGAFYAPAQDAIGGSNLYLFAGADAGIPATPFTVYGHVGRSSGDVDDPLRASRLRPGGTYRDWRVGVDHVTGPLAFSLEYVGTDIPDRDAKGDHDDRLVARARFSF; via the coding sequence GTGGTTGTGGCGGCCGTGTCGTTCGCCGGCACGGCCGCCTCGGCACAGAACGTGATATCCGTGCGTCCGGGCGTGGAGATGGCGACGGAGGAGAACCGCCGCGGCGTGAGCTGGAGCGAAGGCCGGGCGACCGCCTCTGCCGACGTGGCGCTGGGCATCGGCGCGCTGGAGGGGACGGCCCGCGTGGGCGCCCTGCGCGATGCGGGCCTGCATGGCGGGGCGGACGCGGTCATCGATCTGGGCCTCGCCGCCAGGCAGCAGGCGGGGCCGGTGGAACTGACCGCGCAAGGCATCGTGCACCTGTTCACCGGCGCCGTGGGCAAGCAGGATTACGCGGAGCTGGGCGTCACCGCCGGCTACACCCTTGGCCCGATCCGTGCCACCGGCGGGGCGTTCTATGCGCCGGCCCAGGACGCGATCGGCGGTAGCAACCTTTATCTGTTCGCCGGCGCGGATGCCGGCATCCCGGCGACCCCATTCACCGTGTATGGCCATGTCGGCCGGTCGTCAGGCGATGTGGACGATCCATTGCGCGCCAGCCGCCTGCGGCCGGGTGGCACCTATCGCGACTGGCGGGTCGGGGTCGATCACGTCACCGGACCGCTGGCCTTTTCGCTGGAATATGTCGGCACCGACATTCCCGACCGCGATGCCAAAGGCGACCATGACGACCGGCTGGTCGCACGCGCGCGCTTCAGCTTCTGA
- a CDS encoding TonB-dependent receptor, whose amino-acid sequence MISKQWVSRAAVAAALVAVPPLGAPAALAQAAPGAESGTATFGEELDQDQIIVTGTRRIDRTVTESAVPVDVFTADDLATQPSPNLQTIIRNLVPSFNQQRNAGADGASFVRPPTLRGLPPDQILVLINGKRMHRSALVQVAGDSLSTGSQGPDLSQLPSVALGRVEVLRDGAAAQYGSDAIAGVINLGLREDDDGLELNARYGQSYEGDAEDIQLSANAGFKLGDGFFNISGEFIDQGLFNRALDRPDSAALRAAGVDVPFPPTRYGQPENTAYRVVINSAIPVDEATELYFFGNYGRADQEVDFNYRRPIAVTVPGVIAFPGVTPAAPQTFGKSVGTIYLDAIPGLQTATGAPVYSSIGRTFEASEFFPEGFVPLFMSTNTDIHGVLGYRGETSFGMRFDLSAATGRNRIRYHMNETLNPSLGPQSPTEFYLGSLEQRETNLNFDASYPLEVGFASPLNIAAGLEFRRETYVVGQGDEASWAIGPYATQTVQRPNGTRFQATAAVGANGFPGYGPASVSDQSRNSYSAYIDLETDIVDAFTLGVAGRFDHFSDFGSTVNGKVSARYAFSDAIAIRGNVSTGFRAPTPGQSATSNVQTGFPNGSTVPVATATVTPNSVTGLFFGSEPLSPEESVSFSGGVVITPDNGLNLTVDYYNIEVTDRIAITSPFNVTAAQQQALFAQGVSNAFDLGQVNYFTNGFATRTQGVDAVLTYRAPLGFGSINSSLAMNYNKSKVTDITRPAAITAQRALNIEGLTPEFRGVFATTFDADLWYVTGRVNYAGEITSYNDVLASGPTVQTFGDEFTFDLEVGTTIAERFRLAAGVENLFDEYPDREIRNIYPQTGAQGSGRIYNDASPIGYLGGFWYVRVGADF is encoded by the coding sequence ATGATTTCTAAGCAATGGGTTTCGCGCGCTGCGGTGGCGGCGGCGCTGGTCGCTGTGCCCCCGCTAGGCGCGCCGGCCGCGCTGGCGCAAGCCGCTCCGGGCGCGGAGAGCGGTACCGCCACATTTGGTGAGGAGCTGGACCAGGACCAGATCATCGTTACCGGTACACGCCGAATAGACCGTACGGTGACCGAATCCGCAGTGCCGGTGGATGTGTTCACGGCCGACGACTTGGCGACGCAGCCAAGTCCAAACCTGCAGACCATCATCCGCAACCTGGTTCCGTCCTTCAATCAGCAGCGCAATGCCGGCGCAGACGGCGCGTCCTTCGTCCGCCCACCCACGCTGCGCGGATTGCCGCCAGACCAGATCCTAGTGCTCATCAATGGCAAGCGCATGCACCGCAGCGCGCTCGTGCAGGTGGCCGGCGATTCGCTCTCCACTGGGTCACAGGGGCCCGACCTGTCGCAGCTGCCGTCCGTGGCGCTGGGCCGGGTCGAAGTGCTGCGCGATGGCGCAGCCGCGCAGTACGGCTCGGACGCGATCGCCGGCGTGATCAATCTCGGCCTCAGGGAGGATGATGACGGGTTGGAGCTGAACGCCCGCTACGGCCAGTCTTACGAAGGGGATGCGGAGGATATCCAGCTGTCGGCCAATGCCGGGTTCAAGCTGGGTGACGGCTTCTTCAACATCTCCGGCGAGTTCATCGACCAGGGCCTGTTCAACCGTGCGCTCGACCGACCGGACTCCGCCGCGCTGCGTGCGGCGGGCGTGGACGTGCCGTTCCCGCCGACCCGCTATGGCCAGCCGGAGAACACCGCCTATCGCGTGGTCATCAACTCGGCGATCCCGGTCGATGAGGCGACGGAGCTCTACTTCTTCGGCAATTACGGCCGCGCGGATCAGGAGGTGGATTTCAACTACCGCCGCCCGATCGCGGTGACCGTGCCCGGCGTCATCGCCTTCCCCGGGGTGACACCGGCCGCGCCGCAGACCTTCGGCAAGTCGGTCGGGACGATCTACCTCGACGCGATCCCCGGATTGCAGACCGCCACCGGTGCACCGGTCTACAGCAGCATCGGCCGCACGTTCGAGGCGAGCGAGTTCTTCCCCGAAGGTTTTGTGCCGCTGTTCATGTCCACCAACACGGATATCCACGGCGTCCTCGGCTATCGCGGGGAGACATCGTTCGGCATGCGCTTCGACCTCAGTGCCGCGACCGGGCGCAATCGCATCCGGTACCACATGAACGAGACGCTGAACCCGTCGCTGGGACCGCAATCGCCGACCGAGTTCTATCTCGGCTCGCTGGAGCAGCGGGAGACCAACCTCAACTTCGATGCCAGCTATCCGCTGGAAGTTGGCTTCGCCAGCCCGCTCAACATCGCCGCCGGCCTGGAATTCCGGCGCGAAACCTATGTCGTGGGCCAGGGTGACGAGGCTTCATGGGCGATCGGCCCCTATGCCACGCAGACGGTGCAGCGGCCCAATGGCACCCGGTTCCAGGCGACTGCGGCCGTGGGTGCCAACGGCTTTCCGGGTTACGGCCCGGCGTCGGTGTCGGACCAGTCGCGCAACAGCTACTCGGCCTACATCGATCTTGAGACCGATATCGTCGATGCGTTTACGCTTGGTGTCGCCGGGCGGTTCGACCACTTCTCCGACTTCGGCTCGACGGTGAACGGGAAGGTCAGCGCCCGCTACGCCTTCTCCGACGCGATCGCCATTCGCGGCAACGTGTCGACCGGCTTCCGCGCGCCGACGCCGGGTCAGTCGGCGACATCGAACGTGCAGACGGGCTTTCCCAACGGCAGCACCGTCCCGGTCGCCACCGCCACCGTGACGCCGAACAGCGTGACCGGCCTGTTCTTCGGGTCGGAACCGCTGTCGCCTGAGGAATCGGTCAGCTTCTCGGGCGGTGTGGTCATCACTCCCGACAACGGACTGAACCTGACGGTCGACTACTACAATATCGAGGTGACGGACCGCATCGCCATCACCTCCCCGTTCAACGTCACGGCGGCGCAGCAGCAGGCATTGTTCGCGCAAGGCGTCAGCAATGCGTTCGACCTTGGCCAGGTGAACTACTTCACCAACGGCTTCGCCACCCGCACGCAGGGTGTCGATGCGGTGCTGACGTATCGCGCGCCGCTTGGTTTCGGGTCGATCAACAGCTCGCTGGCGATGAACTACAACAAGAGCAAGGTGACCGACATCACCCGCCCTGCCGCGATCACCGCGCAGCGGGCGCTCAACATCGAAGGGCTCACGCCGGAGTTCCGCGGCGTGTTCGCCACCACCTTCGATGCCGACCTGTGGTACGTCACGGGCCGGGTGAACTATGCGGGTGAGATCACATCGTACAACGATGTGCTGGCGAGCGGGCCGACGGTGCAGACCTTTGGTGACGAGTTCACCTTCGACCTGGAAGTGGGAACCACCATCGCCGAACGGTTCCGCCTCGCTGCGGGCGTGGAAAATCTGTTCGACGAATATCCGGACCGCGAGATCCGCAACATCTACCCACAGACTGGCGCACAGGGCAGCGGACGCATCTACAACGATGCCTCGCCAATCGGGTATCTGGGCGGGTTCTGGTACGTCCGGGTGGGCGCCGACTTCTAG
- a CDS encoding serine protease: MRLALLRLLLCALTLLAWAPQSRAEPSDIAAAARGVVRVVIIDRRGGQVTPVSHGSGFAVGAERVVTNAHVVQQAVDDPALAIGLVPSDGGDAIYARLVAVSPRNDLALLATTAPMRLPPLTISGNPEAEAGPVTAVGYPMNVDRAQGLSAGDLFRAVPPVKSSGFLSGRRPSREFDSLLHTAPIARGNSGGPLLDECGRVVGVNSFGAESGSADAEFFFAVSTRELLPFLGEHEVSPVVSVSACRTLAELDAAEAARAERASADAARRAQTAAAERAGQVADARQAEEWSIIAERENGMAAAFVLLLAGFAAALYGLFLREFPAAEGAQDARHQRIAFAVSGLALAGAGGAWALRPGFNVIDDRVADRLAAGTQAGAEAPAAGDAGEYVCTLDDARSRRIGDAATDVTIGWVEGGCINGRTQYALTAGRWTRILVPEEEAAVSVNRFDPVTGEYRVDRYLLGRDVLGRARQARGSYEAPGCGGGAEAAVQLAERQQAVLNVLPPRPNERLVYQCRRQP, encoded by the coding sequence ATGCGCCTTGCCCTTCTTCGCCTGCTGCTGTGTGCCCTGACGCTGCTCGCCTGGGCGCCGCAATCGCGTGCCGAGCCGTCGGACATCGCGGCGGCGGCGCGCGGCGTGGTGCGCGTCGTCATCATCGACCGGCGCGGCGGGCAGGTCACGCCGGTCTCGCATGGCAGCGGCTTCGCCGTGGGGGCCGAACGCGTGGTGACCAATGCGCATGTCGTGCAGCAGGCGGTCGATGACCCGGCGCTCGCCATCGGGCTGGTCCCGTCGGACGGAGGCGACGCGATCTACGCCCGGCTGGTGGCGGTCTCGCCCCGTAACGATCTCGCGCTGCTGGCGACCACCGCACCCATGCGCCTGCCGCCGCTGACCATCAGCGGCAACCCGGAAGCGGAAGCCGGGCCGGTCACGGCGGTGGGGTACCCGATGAACGTCGACCGGGCGCAGGGCCTGTCCGCAGGCGACCTGTTCCGCGCGGTGCCCCCGGTGAAGAGCTCCGGCTTCCTCAGCGGCCGGCGCCCCTCGCGCGAGTTCGATTCGCTGCTGCACACTGCGCCGATCGCGCGCGGCAACAGCGGCGGCCCGCTGCTGGACGAATGCGGCCGGGTGGTGGGAGTCAATTCCTTCGGCGCGGAAAGCGGCAGCGCCGATGCCGAGTTCTTCTTCGCGGTCTCCACGCGGGAGCTGTTGCCCTTCCTGGGCGAGCACGAAGTGTCGCCCGTGGTCAGCGTCTCGGCCTGCCGCACCCTGGCAGAGCTGGACGCGGCGGAGGCGGCGCGGGCCGAACGCGCCAGCGCCGATGCCGCGCGGCGGGCCCAGACCGCCGCTGCGGAGCGTGCCGGACAAGTGGCGGATGCCCGCCAGGCAGAGGAATGGTCGATCATTGCCGAGCGCGAGAACGGCATGGCTGCCGCCTTCGTGCTGCTGCTGGCAGGCTTCGCGGCGGCGCTTTACGGTTTGTTCCTGCGCGAATTCCCGGCTGCAGAAGGCGCGCAGGATGCACGGCACCAGCGGATCGCCTTTGCCGTCTCCGGGCTGGCGCTGGCGGGCGCCGGCGGAGCCTGGGCGCTGCGCCCCGGCTTCAACGTCATCGACGATCGGGTGGCGGATCGACTGGCGGCGGGCACGCAGGCGGGGGCAGAGGCACCGGCAGCAGGAGATGCGGGTGAATATGTCTGCACCCTGGACGATGCACGCAGCCGCAGGATCGGCGATGCCGCGACTGATGTGACGATCGGCTGGGTGGAAGGCGGCTGCATCAACGGCCGCACGCAATATGCCCTGACCGCCGGCCGCTGGACCCGCATCCTCGTGCCGGAGGAGGAGGCCGCCGTCTCCGTAAACCGCTTCGACCCCGTCACCGGAGAGTACCGCGTCGACCGCTATCTGCTCGGCCGTGACGTGCTGGGACGGGCGCGGCAGGCGCGCGGAAGCTACGAGGCGCCGGGATGTGGTGGCGGAGCCGAGGCTGCGGTACAACTGGCCGAGCGGCAGCAGGCCGTGCTGAACGTGTTGCCCCCGCGCCCCAACGAACGGCTGGTCTACCAGTGCCGTCGCCAGCCCTGA